The genomic interval AGGTCAAAAACCAGAAGAAACTACTGGAGCAGTAATGCCTCCAGTTTTTTTAACATCTACTTTTGCAAAAACGAGTCCTACAGAACATAAAGGATTCGAATACTCAAGAGGAGGAAACCCAACAAGAGCTGCTTTAGAAAATAGTTTAGCATCTTTAGAAAATGGAACACACGGATTTGCATTTGCATCTGGTTTGGCAGCAATAGATGCTGTTTTGCGTTTATTAAATCCGGGTGATGAAATTATTGCAGGAGACGATTTGTATGGAGGAAGTTATAGAATGTTTACCAAATTATTTCAAAAATACGGGTTAGAGTTTTCTTTTGTAAACATGGACGATGTTACAAACATTACAGATGCCATTACAGAAAATACAAAACTAGTTTGGATAGAAACACCTACAAATCCGTTGATGAAAATTGCCGATATAAAAGCAATTTCATCAGCTGTAAAAGATGTTGATTCAACTATTTTAATAGGGGTAGATAATACCTTTGCAACACCTTACTTACAGCAACCTTTAGACTTAGGAACAGATATTGTAATGCATTCTGCTACAAAATATTTAGGTGGTCATAGTGATTTAATTATGGGAGCTTTGGTTGTAAAAGATAAAAAGTTGGCAGAAGACATTCATTTTATTCAATCTGCAGCAGGAGCAATTGCTGGTCCGATGGATTCTTTTTTAGCATTAAGAGGTATAAAAACCTTACATATAAGAATGCAACGTCATTGCGAAAACGGAATTGCAGTAGCTAAATTTCTAGAAAAGCATCCGAAAGTTAGTCAAGTTTATTATCCTGGTTTAGAAAAGCATCCAAATTATGAATTGGCAAAAAGTCAAATGAACGGTTTTGGCGGAATGGTATCTTTCCGATTAAAAGAGGAGACACAAGAAGCAGCGTATGCATTTTTAGAAAATACTAAAATATTTACGTTGGCAGAATCTTTAGGTGGCGTAGAGAGTTTATCTAATCATCCAATAACAATGTCTCATGGTTCTATGCCAGAAGAACAAAAACAAAGAGTGGGAATTACAAATTCTTTAATTCGTTTAAGTGTTGGTATAGAAGATATAGAAGATATACTTGCTGATTTAGAACAAGCATTAAAAGCATAAAAAAAAGAGCCAATTGGCTCTTTTTTTTGTCAATCTGAATTTATTTCAGATTGTTATAATTTTCGAATTTCAGTAAGTTGAGATACTGAAACAAGTTCAGTATGACAAGATGGAATCCTTTTTAGAAAGCCTTTTTATGTCAATCTGAATTTATTTCAGATTCTTATGAAGATTGAATTTTAGAAATTTGAGATGCTAAAACAAGTTTAGCATCTCAAGTTTTTATACTTATTCAGGATTCTTAACAGTAAACACATTTCCGTCTAAGTAGTAGTTTGCACGTAATTTTAATTCCTGAGGATAATAAATAATGCTTTCTGGTTGTTGTTTTAGCAAGTAATTACCAGTGTCCCATTTATTGTTTTTATTTTCATCAATAATGGCTCTAATAAAATAGGTTTTTGGTTCTAATAGATTGTATCGTATTTGACCAGAACCTGAAATAAAACGTCTTTCTATAAGTTTGTCTTTGTTTTTTCCTTCTAAAAGTTCAATAATTAAATGATTAGAAGTTTCGTTTACAATATCCATGGTAATTCTTCCGTAATCTTCAATTTCTTTTGTAGTAAATTTATAATTTAAGGTATCATTTTTTTGTTCAAAGATATCAGAAATAGCGTCTGGCATCATCTTAAAAGCATATTTCTGTTGTGGTTCTTTATCAAAAACAAAGGCTATTTTATTTTCTATGTTAGAAATAATACTAACAAAAGGAACTGACAATGTATCTTTATCTATCAAGGTAATCTTGCTCGTATCAATTTTTACAAGCGGGTTATTTCCTTTTATAAAAAAAGTATCTCTAAGTTGTAATGTTCCACTTACAGAAGAGCTTAAAATTAATGAGTCTGTTTTTTTCTTACGAAGTTTTACCGTAACCGTATCTATAAACCTATCGTTTGTAACTATAAAATTTAAAGAATCTGCTTCAAAAGGTTTGTACCAGTAATTTAGTGTGTCTTTATCCATTTGAAGTTTAGAAACACTTTTAAAATCATCCGGAGTATCAGAAATAATTTGAACTTTTAAATCTTTTATTTCACCTTCATAACCAAATTCAATCTTACCTCTCGTAATTTCTTTTCCACGTTTAAATGAATAAGGTTGAGTTTCTTTAAACAATATTATTGGTTTTTTTATAATACTATCTCTAGGTAAAGTTATGGTATCTGTAAAAAAACCTATTTTATCTTCTTTAGGATTAAAAAGGTAATCATTAATAGATTCTTTTAATGCAATCATTAAATACTTACCTTCTTTTAAGTTAGTAAGATTAAAAAGTGAAGTATCTAAAGAGTTTGCTACATAATTCGGTTTGTTTTTAAAAACAATAGAATCTGTAAAAGAACTATCAATTTTATACAAAAGAACATTAATGTTTTTCTGAATTTCGTCTGAGGAAGCATCTTTAATTGCTCCAGAAGTAGAAAGTGAATCTATATATTTTCCGGTAGAAAAAACATATTTAAAGTTTTCTAACTTATTTCCTTCATTATTGTCTTCAATAGCGTTACCAAAGTTTATAATATAAGTAGTGTTTTTAGTTAAAGTATCTAGAATTTCTATATTTAAAAATTTACTGGCTGTACTTTGTGGTGTAACCAATAAAGGTGTTTTTAAAGGAGGAGAAACAATAAGTTGTGTGTTTAGATCCTTTAATTTTATGTATTCATTAAAGTTAAGTTCTATTTCTTTTGCATCAAAATTAATAGTTTCATACGCAGGTGTAGAAGTAACAAACAAAGGTGCATCTTCATCTTTCGGGCCACCTTCAGGGTTTCCTGTTCTTGCGCAGTTGGTTAAAATTAGAATTGAAATGCTAAAAAAAATAAATTTAAAAAAGTGTCTCACAAAAAGTAAATTTTATACAAATTAACAATATATTTTTGACTTAAAAATCATAAAGTTTATTCGGTGTATGCCATTGTTAAAATACTAATTTTTACACCTTCGGTTTTTTGCAGTTCTTTTGCACATGCTTCTAGGGTTGCGCCAGTTGTAATAACATCATCAATTAGTAAAATGTGTTTGTTTTTTAAGGCTGCTACATTAGATAACTGAAATTTGGTGTCGTTATTATTAAAACGCTCAAAACGAGCCTTAAAAGTTTGAGTTTTTGAAGTAGAGGTTCTTAATAAAATATCTTCTACAAAGGGTTTTTCTAGATGATTACTCAAGGCCTTACCAAATTTTGAAACTTGATTATAACCTCTTTCCCTTCGTTTTTTAGGATGTAACGGAACTGGAACAATAACGTCAATAGCAGAAAATTCATTATTTTCTATTAACATTTCTCCCAACCAATTTCCGAAAAAGACACCAACTTCTTCATTTCCTTTGTATTTTAATTCGTGAATTAATTTTTTGGTAATCCCTATTTTTCTGTAAAATAATAAAGAATATGCTTTTTCTATGGTAATTCTTCCATAGAATGTTTTAGTTATTTTATTTTCAGAATAGTTTGTAAAATTAGTTAAAGGTAAGTCGTGCCTGCAAAATGTACATATTGCATTTTCATTCTTAATGAGTTGATTATCGCAATTTGCACATAATTTAGGGTAAAAAAGATTGAATAAGTCTTTTAAAATTCGCATTTTTACAAAGCCTTTTTTTTAGAAAGATAAGATTATAATTTAAGAACAAGATTTGAACAACAGAATAAATTTTTTAAAAGAGTCAATTAAGAACTTAAAGACCTTAGGAACCGTTACACCGAGTTCTCGATTTTTGGCAGAAAGAATGTTAAAGAAAATAGATTTTTCTAAAGTAGAAGTTTTAGTAGAATTTGGTCCTGGAAACGGAGCGATAACCAAACTTATTTTAGAGAAGTTGCCCATTAATGCAACTCTAATTTGTTTTGAAATTAATGATTGTTTTTACAATGAACTATCCGAAATAAAAAATAAGCAACTAATTGTTGTAAAATCATCTGCAGAAAAAATTGAAGAAGAACTGAAAAAACTCAACTTAAATAAAACGTGTCACATTATTTCTAGTTTGCCTTTAACGATCATTCCGGAGGAAGTTACAGATGAAATTTTAGAAAAATCTTTTCATGCTTTAGCAGATAATGGAACCTTTATTCAGTTTCAGTATAGTTTAACATATTTTAAAAAACTTAAAAATGTGTTTAATGAATCTATATCTTTAGGTTTTGAGCCCTTAAATTTTCCTCCAGCTTTTGTTTATCATTGTAAAAAAGTAGGTTAATTTTTTATTGATATCTTTTTATAAAAGTTTCTTTAACTCTTTCTGATAATAATAAATAAGGAATAATAATTCCTGTAGAAATAAAACTTTTTATCAATTGATTTTCCTCTACACTTGTTAAACTATTAACACCTGTTAAAGCTGTTGCTATAAATGAGTCTGCTACTATAAATACAAAATAAACGATTAAAAAGATTGCATATACTTTTGGGAAACTACTTCTCTTTTTTATAAATAAAAGAATAATTAGTGGTAAAAAGACTAAAACTGCTGCGTTAAATATTGTTTCAATAATCAATAATAGCCCTATAGAGAAACTAAAGTCTGCACCACCAAAATAGACTAACCAATCTCCATTTAAATATACTTCTGTATTTAATAAATCCATAAAAACTCTTATTGGTGAGATACAAAGTCCAATACCAATTAAAATTAACCAACCACCAATAGGTTTATTTTCTTGATAATAAGATTCAATTTTTGGTGTTACATCGTAGTGATAAAGTTTAAAAGCTAACCAAGTAAAAAAGATTAAAAAACAAATAAATACAAAAATGCCTAAGTATTTTAATGCTGAACCAGTTGAGGTAGAACTACCTCCTATATTATAGGAAATGTTATAGTTTAACTCACTATCTAGTTTTTTTAAGTCATTATAAAATGCAGGGAATTCGGCTACACTTACAAAGTCTTTTTGTATTTTAAGTAAATGTTTTAAAGTTAATATGTTTTTAGACTTATTATATAATACATCAAAATCGTAAAAAATATTTGGAGAACTCAAGTTGAAATTATCTTCATCAACATTCCATTCTTCTGGTAACTCTACATTAATGGTATGGCTTCTTGTAATGGGATAGCTAAGTTCAAAAGGTGTTTCTCTTTCAATTTTAGAAGGCATTGATAGTACATTTGTTATTGTGTAAGGTGTAAAATCCACACCAATCTGGTTTTCCATGTATGATGGTTGCCAAATACTATCAATCTTATAAGTTTCATTTATTGTAAATGTGTTTGTTTTAAGATTGTCTGTATATTCGGGTTTACCTAAACTTTTTATATTCGCATGATAGTCTGAGTAAAATTTTTCAAACTCCTTTTGGATGTTGATAATACTATTGTTTTTAAAATAAAAACGAATATTATCTGCTTCTGCTTCACTGTAAACACTAGTTATTTTTAAGATTGCACCTTTGCCAACTTCCTCTAAAATATAATTATCTGTTATATCGATGGTATTTTCTGCAAACGGAAAAATTTCTTCAAAACCTTTATTTCCTTTTTTAAGAACTAATCCAAATCTATAATCAGGAAAAACAACTTTATTAAAAGTACCACCTTGATTTGTGATTGTTGGATCATACCAACGCTCACCTTCATTACCATCGATAACTTTAACTACACAATGATTAAAATGAGCAGGATTTGGCAATAAGTTGGTAACCGTTTTCTTTAGATAAGTACTCACTAAAACAGGATACGCTTCAATGTTCATTTGATTAAGCATGGTTACTAATAATAGACTTTTGTCTTTACAGTCACCAAATCGTTGGTTATAAACCTTGTTGGGAGACGAAGGCTTATAGGCGCTAATTCCGTTTTCTAACCCTAAATATCTTACTTCATCTTGCACAAACCTTAATGTCGCCTCTATTTTTTGACCTTTAGTATTGTTTTCTTTATCAATTTCCTTAATTTTTTTTAATAGACTAGTAGATAGGTTGTCTTTAACTTTAAAAAGCTGAACACCCCAATCAATTAAATTCTCCCAAGATTTGTAATTACCTATTTCTATAAAGTTAGCGTCTAGAAACCAAGAAGGTGTGTTGTCTTCAAAATGTGTAGCGCTTATGTTTTCTTCTAATAAAGAATACGTGTATTTGTTATTATTAAAAGTTTCTTTAAATTTTAATTGGTTTTTAAATGACTTTACTTCAAGTTTGTTTTTAGAGTTAATTTTGATGTTTATTTTACCTATCGGATGGGAGTTATCTAAATTATAATATTCTGCAAAATAATTTTTATGAATAGGGTTGTAGCCCTTTCGTGTAAAACTATAGGCTATAATATCTCCAACTCTTACATCACTTATATGGGTTACTGCAGACAAACTACCGTCATATATATAATTTTCTGCATCTAACTCTTGTCTTATAGTTTGAAACTCTGAACTGTTGAGTTTACTGATAGTTTGGCCGTTTCTGATAATATCAATTTCATGAAAACTAAGGTTTTGATAACTTGGGTCAAAAGAAATATTAATACTCGATGCTTCTTGTATACCTACATTTTCCGTAATTTTAGTGACAACTTTAAAGTAATTCTCTTCGCTATCTACCTGTGTTTGCTGATCGTATAAGAGAATTAAAGTTCCTTGTGTTACTTCATCTAAATCAATATTTGGCTCGCTTGCATACGTTTGTATTTCAACCCAATTAGGTGTTGATGTTTTTTTAATCTGAGCAAAATTTAAAGAGATAAAAAGGAAGGAGAAAACAACCGTAAAAAGGCTTTTTAACATGTTATAAAAGTTTTAACAAAAGTAATTTTTAATATATAAAAAATTGATATAAATAATTTATTTTTGCTGCATGGCAAAACAAGAAGATCAATTTAAGAAAGTATTATCGCACGCTAAAGAATATGGTTATGTTTTTCAGTCTTCTGAAATTTATGACGGATTAAGTGCGGTTTACGATTATGCTCAAAACGGAGTTGAGCTAAAGAAAAATATTAGAGATTATTGGTGGAAAGCAATGGTGCAAATGCACGATAACATTGTAGGTATAGATGCTTCTATATTAATGCATCCTACAACTTGGAAAGCTTCTGGACACGTAGATGCTTTTAACGATCCATTAATTGATAACAAAGATTCTAAAAAACGTTACAGAGCTGATGTTTTAATTGAAGAATATTGTGCTAAAATTGAAGGTAAAATAAATAAAGAAGTTGCTAAAGCAGAAAAACGTTTTGGTGATGCTTTTAATAAAGAAGAATTTTTAGCTACCAACGGAAGAGTTGTTGGGTATCAAGAAAAAATAAATACAATTTTAGCTAGAATGGGGTCTTCTCTAGAAAAAGAAGACTTAGCCGATGTAAAGTTGTTAATTGAAGAATTAGAAATTGCAGATCCTTTAACAGGTTCTAGAAATTGGACTGATGTAAAACAGTTTAATTTAATGTTTGGTACCAAATTAGGTGCTTCTGCAGAAACTGCAATGGATTTATATTTGCGTCCGGAAACTGCACAAGGAATTTTTGTAAATTTCTTAAACGTGCAAAAAACGGGTAGAATGAAAATTCCTTTCGGAATTGCACAAACTGGTAAGGCTTTTAGAAATGAAATTGTTGCAAGACAATTTATTTTTAGAATGCGTGAGTTTGAACAAATGGAAATGCAATTTTTTGTAAAACCAGGAACTCAAAAAGAATGGTACGATCAATGGAAAGAAACGCGTTTAAAATGGCATTTATCTTTAGGAATGGGAGCGGAGAACTATCGTTTTCATGACCACGATAAATTAGCTCACTATGCAGATGCTGCAGCAGATATTGAGTTTAACTTCCCATTCGGATTTAAAGAATTAGAAGGTATTCACTCTCGTACAGATTTCGATTTAAAAGCACACGAAGAATTTTCTGGTAAGAAATTACAGTATTTCGATCACGAAGAAAATAAAAGTTACACACCTTATGTTGTAGAAACTTCTATTGGTTTAGATAGAATGTTTTTAGCTGTTTTCTCTAACTCTTTACAAGAGGAAGCGTTAGAAAATGGAACTACAAGAACTGTTTTAAAATTACCTGCAGTTTTAGCGCCTTTTAAAGCAGCTATCTTTCCTTTAGTTAAAAAGGATGGTTTACCAGAAGTAGCGCGTGAAATAATGGACGATTTAAAATGGGATTTCAACGTTTTTTACGATGAAAAAGATGCCGTTGGTAAACGTTATAGAAGACAAGATGCAGCAGGAACACCATTTTGTATTACTGTAGATCATGACACTTTAGAAGATAAATGTGTTACTATAAGACATAGAGACACTATGGAGCAAAAACGTGTTGCAATAGCTGATTTAAAAGAAATTATTAAAGCAGAAGTAGCAGTTAAAACTTGGTTACAGAAAATGTAATTAAAGTTTAAGGATAAAAAAAGCTGAATCTCAATTGAGATTCAGCTTTTTTTTTTTGCTTTTAAAATAAGTGTTATGCTGCTATTTTGTCTGCACAACAAGCCATTTTACAGTCTTCTTTACAAAATGTTGTTCCATCTTCATTAACAGAGCAACAAGCTTTCTCTGTTTCTGTAGCAGTTGTTTTATTCTGGCAAGTTTCTTTACAATCTTCTGTACAAGTATGTGCTACTTTTTTAGGAGCAATAGAAGCTTTATAAAGTTCTCCGCCAGCAATACCGCTAACAAAAGCAACTAAATCTTCTTTAGAAGTTGTGTTTGCATCAAACGCAATGTTTGCAATGCTGTCTGTAAAAACAACTTTTGCATCTATAACACCTTCCTTTTTAGATAATTTAGATTGAATCGTTTTTGCACAACCAATTTCGCAAGTCATACCAGAAATAGCTAAAGAAACGTTCTCTTTCTGTACAGGTAATTTTTCTTTTTTAACTTCATTTTTACATCCTATTAAAAGGAAACAAGCAAGTGCGAAAGAAAATAATATTTTTTGAATTTTCATTATTATAAGTTATAAAATTATTTTACAAATTTATCAATAAATGCGTTGGTATTTAAATATTTATAGAGTTTTGTACTAATTTTACATAAAAAAAGGTTGAAAACCGAAATTTTCAACCTTTTATACTTTTTTAAAGTAGCTTATTTAAAATCTTCGTCAGTAACACCTTCGTTAATTTTAATTTCTGTTACCTCAAATTTTATGTCCATAGGACCCATTTTTTGTCCCATTGAAAATGGAAATTTAACACCCTTTACTTCTTTGTAATTAGAAAAAGTAGAAGGTACTCTTACTTCCTTTCCGTCTGGAGTTTTTACAACTTGAACTTCTTGTAATTTTAATCCAGATTTTACATCAAAAAATATTTCTTTATCATCATATTTAATAACGTAAGCTTTGCTATCTTCTAAAGGTTCAATTCTTAAAAGCTCTCCTTCTTTATATGCTAATTCTCCTATAATTGTATTTTTAGCTTTTGATTTTGTAATTTCTTCTGCTGTCATTTCCTTTTTGTTACCTCGTGCTTCTTGGTAACCAGTTTCACCATCAAAAACCATTTTTTGTAAAACTTGTCCCATCCCAGAAACAATAACAACACTTTTATTAGGTGCAGCAGTTTTTGTTACTAAAGAAATATCCATTCCTTGTACTTTTGCCGCAGAAGTAATTGAAACAGATTCAATTGCCATTAATTTATCTTCTCCTCCAATAGCATCAATGTAAGAATCAATAACAGAACTTGCAGTAACTCCTTCTGGAATTGCTATAGTCATTTCTGGCTTTTCAGTAGTATTTCCATTTTTATCAAAGTAGTTAATGGTATATCCTGTTTTTTCTAAATTATCTAAAACATCAATCGCTTTACCTGTAACAATTATACGAGCTTCATCACTTTTAAAGTATTTTAAAGCTGCATTTTGAACATCTTCTGCAGTAACTGCATTTATGTTAGTTAAATAGTTTTCGTAAAAATCTGTTGGTAAATTATAACGTGCAATATTTAAAGCAAAACTAGCAGCAGTTGCAGGTTTTTGTACATCCATAACAAAGTTACCAACATATTGTGCTTTTGCATTTTTTAATTCTTCTTCGGTAACTTTTTCAGCACGAATTTTATCGATTTCCTTTTTAATTTCTACTATAGAGCTGTCTGTGACTACGTTACGAACACTTGCAGAAGCTCTAAAAGTTGCAGCTACCTTACTTTGTCTAACACTAGAATAAGATCCGTAAGTATAACCTTTGTCTTCACGTAAATTCATAAATAAACGTGCGGTTCCACCACCACCAAGAATGTTGTTTGCTAATAAAGCTGCGTAATAATCTTTGTCACCTAATTTTAAATCGATATTGTTAGCAATTACCACTTCAGATTGTACTGCATTAGGCATATTGATAAAATTGATTTCTGTTTTAGAAACATTTTCTGGTTTTGTAAAAGCAACTTCTGGTACATCACTTTTTTTCCATTTTTTAAATAAACTTTTTACTAATTTCTTAGTTTCTTTAGGGTTGATGTCTCCAACAATTATTAAGTAAGCGTTATTAGGCTTGTAATATGTGTTGTAGTTGTTTTTAACATCTTCTAAAGTAATGTTGTTTACAGTTTCTTTAGCGATAAACTCTCCGTAGGGATGGTTTTTACCATACAATAAAGCGCTTTCTACTCTTCTGGCTGTGCTAGTAACATTTTTTTCATCAGATTTTAATCCGTCTAAAGTTATTTTAAT from Polaribacter sejongensis carries:
- a CDS encoding cystathionine gamma-synthase; this encodes MTNTFLKMKFNTKTIHGGQKPEETTGAVMPPVFLTSTFAKTSPTEHKGFEYSRGGNPTRAALENSLASLENGTHGFAFASGLAAIDAVLRLLNPGDEIIAGDDLYGGSYRMFTKLFQKYGLEFSFVNMDDVTNITDAITENTKLVWIETPTNPLMKIADIKAISSAVKDVDSTILIGVDNTFATPYLQQPLDLGTDIVMHSATKYLGGHSDLIMGALVVKDKKLAEDIHFIQSAAGAIAGPMDSFLALRGIKTLHIRMQRHCENGIAVAKFLEKHPKVSQVYYPGLEKHPNYELAKSQMNGFGGMVSFRLKEETQEAAYAFLENTKIFTLAESLGGVESLSNHPITMSHGSMPEEQKQRVGITNSLIRLSVGIEDIEDILADLEQALKA
- a CDS encoding Ig-like domain-containing protein, with the protein product MRHFFKFIFFSISILILTNCARTGNPEGGPKDEDAPLFVTSTPAYETINFDAKEIELNFNEYIKLKDLNTQLIVSPPLKTPLLVTPQSTASKFLNIEILDTLTKNTTYIINFGNAIEDNNEGNKLENFKYVFSTGKYIDSLSTSGAIKDASSDEIQKNINVLLYKIDSSFTDSIVFKNKPNYVANSLDTSLFNLTNLKEGKYLMIALKESINDYLFNPKEDKIGFFTDTITLPRDSIIKKPIILFKETQPYSFKRGKEITRGKIEFGYEGEIKDLKVQIISDTPDDFKSVSKLQMDKDTLNYWYKPFEADSLNFIVTNDRFIDTVTVKLRKKKTDSLILSSSVSGTLQLRDTFFIKGNNPLVKIDTSKITLIDKDTLSVPFVSIISNIENKIAFVFDKEPQQKYAFKMMPDAISDIFEQKNDTLNYKFTTKEIEDYGRITMDIVNETSNHLIIELLEGKNKDKLIERRFISGSGQIRYNLLEPKTYFIRAIIDENKNNKWDTGNYLLKQQPESIIYYPQELKLRANYYLDGNVFTVKNPE
- a CDS encoding ComF family protein — its product is MRILKDLFNLFYPKLCANCDNQLIKNENAICTFCRHDLPLTNFTNYSENKITKTFYGRITIEKAYSLLFYRKIGITKKLIHELKYKGNEEVGVFFGNWLGEMLIENNEFSAIDVIVPVPLHPKKRRERGYNQVSKFGKALSNHLEKPFVEDILLRTSTSKTQTFKARFERFNNNDTKFQLSNVAALKNKHILLIDDVITTGATLEACAKELQKTEGVKISILTMAYTE
- a CDS encoding class I SAM-dependent methyltransferase, which encodes MNNRINFLKESIKNLKTLGTVTPSSRFLAERMLKKIDFSKVEVLVEFGPGNGAITKLILEKLPINATLICFEINDCFYNELSEIKNKQLIVVKSSAEKIEEELKKLNLNKTCHIISSLPLTIIPEEVTDEILEKSFHALADNGTFIQFQYSLTYFKKLKNVFNESISLGFEPLNFPPAFVYHCKKVG
- a CDS encoding DUF2569 family protein, producing MLKSLFTVVFSFLFISLNFAQIKKTSTPNWVEIQTYASEPNIDLDEVTQGTLILLYDQQTQVDSEENYFKVVTKITENVGIQEASSINISFDPSYQNLSFHEIDIIRNGQTISKLNSSEFQTIRQELDAENYIYDGSLSAVTHISDVRVGDIIAYSFTRKGYNPIHKNYFAEYYNLDNSHPIGKINIKINSKNKLEVKSFKNQLKFKETFNNNKYTYSLLEENISATHFEDNTPSWFLDANFIEIGNYKSWENLIDWGVQLFKVKDNLSTSLLKKIKEIDKENNTKGQKIEATLRFVQDEVRYLGLENGISAYKPSSPNKVYNQRFGDCKDKSLLLVTMLNQMNIEAYPVLVSTYLKKTVTNLLPNPAHFNHCVVKVIDGNEGERWYDPTITNQGGTFNKVVFPDYRFGLVLKKGNKGFEEIFPFAENTIDITDNYILEEVGKGAILKITSVYSEAEADNIRFYFKNNSIINIQKEFEKFYSDYHANIKSLGKPEYTDNLKTNTFTINETYKIDSIWQPSYMENQIGVDFTPYTITNVLSMPSKIERETPFELSYPITRSHTINVELPEEWNVDEDNFNLSSPNIFYDFDVLYNKSKNILTLKHLLKIQKDFVSVAEFPAFYNDLKKLDSELNYNISYNIGGSSTSTGSALKYLGIFVFICFLIFFTWLAFKLYHYDVTPKIESYYQENKPIGGWLILIGIGLCISPIRVFMDLLNTEVYLNGDWLVYFGGADFSFSIGLLLIIETIFNAAVLVFLPLIILLFIKKRSSFPKVYAIFLIVYFVFIVADSFIATALTGVNSLTSVEENQLIKSFISTGIIIPYLLLSERVKETFIKRYQ
- a CDS encoding glycine--tRNA ligase, whose protein sequence is MAKQEDQFKKVLSHAKEYGYVFQSSEIYDGLSAVYDYAQNGVELKKNIRDYWWKAMVQMHDNIVGIDASILMHPTTWKASGHVDAFNDPLIDNKDSKKRYRADVLIEEYCAKIEGKINKEVAKAEKRFGDAFNKEEFLATNGRVVGYQEKINTILARMGSSLEKEDLADVKLLIEELEIADPLTGSRNWTDVKQFNLMFGTKLGASAETAMDLYLRPETAQGIFVNFLNVQKTGRMKIPFGIAQTGKAFRNEIVARQFIFRMREFEQMEMQFFVKPGTQKEWYDQWKETRLKWHLSLGMGAENYRFHDHDKLAHYADAAADIEFNFPFGFKELEGIHSRTDFDLKAHEEFSGKKLQYFDHEENKSYTPYVVETSIGLDRMFLAVFSNSLQEEALENGTTRTVLKLPAVLAPFKAAIFPLVKKDGLPEVAREIMDDLKWDFNVFYDEKDAVGKRYRRQDAAGTPFCITVDHDTLEDKCVTIRHRDTMEQKRVAIADLKEIIKAEVAVKTWLQKM
- a CDS encoding cation transporter, with product MKIQKILFSFALACFLLIGCKNEVKKEKLPVQKENVSLAISGMTCEIGCAKTIQSKLSKKEGVIDAKVVFTDSIANIAFDANTTSKEDLVAFVSGIAGGELYKASIAPKKVAHTCTEDCKETCQNKTTATETEKACCSVNEDGTTFCKEDCKMACCADKIAA
- a CDS encoding M16 family metallopeptidase, encoding MKKQIISLIALIAMSFATTAQIDRSQQPKPGPAPKVQLGKSEKFTLSNGLQVIMVENHKLPRASANLTIDNRPVVEGDKAGVSTIMGSLLGRGTENITKDEFNEKVDFLGAGVNFYSSGASARSLTKYFPEVLELMADGVKNSQFTQEEFDKEIKITLDGLKSDEKNVTSTARRVESALLYGKNHPYGEFIAKETVNNITLEDVKNNYNTYYKPNNAYLIIVGDINPKETKKLVKSLFKKWKKSDVPEVAFTKPENVSKTEINFINMPNAVQSEVVIANNIDLKLGDKDYYAALLANNILGGGGTARLFMNLREDKGYTYGSYSSVRQSKVAATFRASASVRNVVTDSSIVEIKKEIDKIRAEKVTEEELKNAKAQYVGNFVMDVQKPATAASFALNIARYNLPTDFYENYLTNINAVTAEDVQNAALKYFKSDEARIIVTGKAIDVLDNLEKTGYTINYFDKNGNTTEKPEMTIAIPEGVTASSVIDSYIDAIGGEDKLMAIESVSITSAAKVQGMDISLVTKTAAPNKSVVIVSGMGQVLQKMVFDGETGYQEARGNKKEMTAEEITKSKAKNTIIGELAYKEGELLRIEPLEDSKAYVIKYDDKEIFFDVKSGLKLQEVQVVKTPDGKEVRVPSTFSNYKEVKGVKFPFSMGQKMGPMDIKFEVTEIKINEGVTDEDFK